Proteins from one Porites lutea chromosome 3, jaPorLute2.1, whole genome shotgun sequence genomic window:
- the LOC140930714 gene encoding uncharacterized protein, whose protein sequence is MFGDYQYIDNNETLEEGPTGSGVGVHAGGGAAVASVVAGAKNTAGTGAVGAGPRDPVGAGPRDPVSAGPPDPVGARPRDPVGAGPQDPVGARPRDPVGAGPRDPVSARPRDPVCADPQDPVGADPRDPVSTRPRDPVSAGPQDPVGADPRDPVSTRPQDPVSAGPRDPVSTGRQDPVSARPRDPVGAGARDPVGAGPRDPVGVGPQHPVSARPRDPVGAGPQDPVGAGPPDPVGKGPRDPVSARPPDPVGAGPQDPVSACPPDPVGAGPQDPVSARPPDPVGVGPRDPVGADPEDPVGARP, encoded by the coding sequence ATGTTTGGTGATTATCAATACATTGACAACAATGAAACCTTGGAGGAAGGACCTACTGGTTCTGGTGTTGGTGTGCATGCTGGTGGGGGTGCTGCGGTTGCTAGTGTGGTTGCAGGGGCAAAAAATACTGCTGGCACGGGTGCTGTTGGTGCAGGTCCACGAGATCCTGTCGGTGCGGGCCCACGAGATCCTGTTAGTGCAGGTCCTCCAGATCCTGTTGGTGCGCGTCCTCGAGATCCTGTTGGTGCGGGTCCACAAGATCCTGTTGGTGCGCGTCCTCGAGATCCTGTTGGTGCGGGTCCACGAGATCCTGTTAGTGCGCGTCCACGAGATCCTGTTTGTGCGGATCCACAAGATCCTGTTGGTGCGGATCCACGAGATCCTGTTAGTACGCGTCCTCGAGATCCTGTTAGTGCGGGTCCACAAGATCCTGTTGGTGCGGATCCACGAGATCCTGTTAGTACGCGTCCTCAAGATCCTGTTAGTGCGGGTCCTCGAGATCCTGTTAGTACGGGTCGACAAGATCCTGTTAGTGCGCGTCCTCGAGATCCTGTTGGCGCGGGTGCACGAGATCCAGTTGGTGCGGGTCCACGAGATCCTGTTGGTGTGGGTCCACAACATCCTGTTAGTGCGCGCCCTCGAGATCCTGTTGGTGCGGGTCCGCAAGATCCTGTTGGTGCTGGTCCTCCAGATCCTGTCGGTAAGGGTCCACGAGATCCTGTTAGTGCGCGTCCTCCAGATCCTGTTGGTGCGGGTCCGCAAGATCCTGTTAGTGCGTGTCCTCCAGATCCTGTTGGTGCGGGTCCGCAAGATCCTGTTAGTGCGCGTCCTCCAGATCCTGTTGGTGTGGGTCCACGAGATCCTGTTGGTGCGGATCCAGAAGATCCTGTTGGTGCGCGTCCATGA
- the LOC140930718 gene encoding P2X purinoceptor 7-like — MVRKLCIRSLRRGVGSMDFIQGLLIMEDDLDEGHEEDESDVTPTPSTSTDLACSSNAGTPDPVPSPSNNAIPWCKCGVCQIMPQEIENKCCGLGRCVTTHTRFSKLCLDPDVIQLAIRNRGDIRNDRDDNSTRAFRKTGYRQYVLDRYGYLGKGNRKVCPSCVVTVIRRHYPSQTGVYMGYRAV, encoded by the coding sequence ATGGTGCGAAAGCTCTGCATCAGAAGCCTGCGAAGGGGTGTGGGAAGCATGGACTTCATCCAGGGGCTCTTGATCATGGAGGATGACCTGGATGAAGGACATGAAGAGGATGAAAGTGATGTTACCCCCACCCCTAGTACCTCTACTGATCTTGCTTGCAGTTCAAATGCTGGGACACCAGATCCTGTGCCATCTCCTAGCAACAATGCCATACCATGGTGCAAGTGTGGGGTGTGTCAAATAATGCCCCAAGAGATTGAAAATAAATGTTGTGGTTTAGGACGCTGTGTTACAACGCACACTCGattttcaaagctttgcttaGATCCAGATGTTATACAGTTGGCCATAAGGAACAGGGGGGACATCCGAAATGACAGGGACGACAACAGCACTCGCGCTTTTAGAAAGACCGGCTATCGCCAGTATGTACTGGATAGATATGGTTACTTAGGTAAGGGAAACAGGAAAGTGTGTCCTTCctgtgttgtcactgttatccgGAGGCACTATCCATCCCAAACTGGTGTTTACATGGGATACAGGGCTGTGTGA